A genome region from Nocardiopsis exhalans includes the following:
- a CDS encoding helix-turn-helix domain-containing protein codes for MVLNSTELGLRVSQARQRAGLTQAELSQAIGVNRSVLAKMENGSRRLTALELAQVAEALGERIEWFVEDTPPAIVSHRNVTDPGEPSPRIDAEVERRVRAVEFVARNDTEFRDKVRRPPEFPLPGSREEADKLAREARELLGVGQSEPLHDLGTKVIRAGLLPFIVNLGRDAADAASVLLDAGAVAVVNGGLRVGRRRLSLAHELGHVLVADDYTVDWRIDGSTNRGFHEQLMDQFARSLLLPDISLEENWDVCGGNTENGLRTAAVRVASHFRVDMSTLARRLRELELISGAQAAQVRTTRTTKADIVEHDLVSSDELPKKPLPRVYEAAVLRLFTSEKISEERALDLLMGTWETAELPELPKLNESAIWQFVS; via the coding sequence CTCAACTCCACTGAGCTAGGCCTCCGGGTGTCCCAAGCACGCCAGCGTGCAGGTCTCACACAGGCCGAACTGTCCCAGGCCATCGGCGTGAACAGGTCGGTTCTCGCCAAGATGGAAAACGGCAGCCGTCGCCTGACTGCGCTGGAGCTGGCCCAGGTAGCCGAGGCCCTTGGCGAGCGAATCGAGTGGTTCGTCGAGGACACTCCGCCCGCGATCGTGTCCCACCGCAACGTCACGGATCCTGGCGAGCCCAGTCCACGCATCGATGCCGAGGTGGAGCGCCGGGTCCGCGCCGTGGAGTTCGTCGCGCGCAACGACACCGAGTTCCGCGACAAGGTGAGAAGACCTCCCGAATTTCCTCTGCCCGGGAGCCGGGAAGAAGCGGATAAGCTCGCGCGCGAAGCCCGCGAGTTGCTCGGCGTGGGACAGAGCGAACCGTTGCACGACCTCGGCACGAAAGTAATTCGTGCCGGCCTCCTCCCATTCATCGTCAATCTGGGACGTGACGCCGCCGATGCAGCCAGTGTTCTCCTGGACGCTGGCGCCGTCGCGGTCGTGAACGGCGGTCTCCGCGTGGGCCGCCGACGCCTGTCCCTCGCACACGAACTGGGGCATGTGCTCGTCGCGGATGACTACACGGTCGACTGGCGCATCGACGGAAGCACGAATCGAGGCTTTCATGAGCAGTTGATGGACCAGTTCGCGCGCTCCCTTCTACTGCCGGACATTTCCCTGGAAGAGAATTGGGACGTCTGTGGAGGCAATACGGAGAACGGTCTGCGTACGGCCGCCGTTCGAGTGGCGAGTCACTTCCGAGTTGACATGTCCACGTTGGCACGTCGGCTCCGCGAGCTCGAACTGATCAGCGGTGCGCAGGCCGCTCAGGTGCGAACGACCAGGACCACCAAAGCAGACATCGTGGAACATGACCTCGTCAGTTCGGACGAGCTCCCGAAGAAGCCGCTGCCGCGTGTGTACGAAGCGGCTGTGCTGCGCCTGTTCACCTCCGAGAAGATCAGCGAGGAGCGCGCTCTGGACCTTTTGATGGGTACCTGGGAGACAGCGGAACTTCCAGAACTTCCGAAGCTGAACGAGTCTGCGATATGGCAGTTCGTTTCATGA
- a CDS encoding ATP-binding protein, translating to MPSDTPNDPPVSGEVTVPLASFIRPHYRHYFSGKPERPNYRARRYDFAGTPTVMPLVRAFLNTCAAAYSPDYRYLFTLLGSELCNNAIRHSRSGQPGGSYILNIQRDRRGLHLTCRDRGHPSAPDQHLEPRPNGLDLNAESGRGLAMVDAFASDWGDNGRSQFRNVWFYLAYDLTGSRWSTST from the coding sequence ATGCCGTCTGACACCCCCAACGACCCTCCCGTCTCGGGTGAGGTCACGGTGCCGCTGGCCAGCTTCATCCGGCCGCACTACCGGCACTACTTTTCTGGGAAGCCCGAGCGGCCCAACTACCGGGCCCGCCGCTACGACTTCGCGGGAACCCCCACCGTGATGCCGCTGGTCCGCGCCTTCCTGAACACCTGCGCCGCCGCCTACAGCCCCGACTACCGCTACCTGTTCACCCTGCTCGGGTCGGAGCTGTGCAACAACGCCATCCGCCACAGCCGTTCCGGCCAGCCCGGGGGCAGCTACATCCTCAACATCCAGCGCGACCGGCGCGGGCTCCACCTGACCTGCCGCGACCGAGGGCACCCCTCCGCTCCGGACCAGCACCTCGAACCCCGCCCGAACGGGCTGGACCTGAACGCCGAATCCGGGCGCGGACTGGCCATGGTCGACGCCTTCGCCAGCGACTGGGGCGACAACGGACGCTCCCAGTTCCGCAACGTTTGGTTCTACCTCGCCTACGACCTGACCGGAAGCCGCTGGAGCACCAGCACCTAG
- a CDS encoding helix-turn-helix domain-containing protein translates to MQRPHSPTIRLRRLGFELRRLRETHRLTLEEASKSSGVPRTTLSKIETAESRRTRTRDLDALADLYEVSDETRAAFHQLYRESKEKGWWYQYKELFGTSGLPAFEVEASLIRTYEAQVIPGLLQTADYARAVFTGTNAFAEEEIKRHVEARMERQSILTRLYPPEYAAIIDEAALRRCAGGKEAMREQLLHLAHMATRPNISIHALPFSAGMHAANLGGFQIMEFSEAADPTVGYAETPTYCVFVEGQDEIRTYDAMWREAHNASLTVAQTIDFIYELSASLEDVT, encoded by the coding sequence ATGCAACGTCCCCACAGCCCCACCATCCGCCTGCGGAGACTCGGCTTCGAACTGCGCCGTCTACGTGAGACTCATCGGCTGACCCTTGAAGAAGCCTCTAAGAGTTCAGGGGTTCCTCGCACGACCCTCAGCAAGATCGAGACAGCGGAGTCACGGCGCACACGCACGCGTGACCTTGATGCGCTCGCCGATCTGTACGAGGTCAGTGACGAAACGCGCGCAGCCTTCCACCAGCTTTACCGAGAATCCAAGGAGAAGGGCTGGTGGTACCAGTACAAGGAGCTATTCGGAACAAGCGGCCTGCCAGCCTTCGAGGTAGAAGCATCGCTCATCCGAACTTATGAAGCTCAGGTGATTCCAGGCCTGCTCCAGACCGCCGACTACGCACGTGCCGTCTTCACGGGCACGAACGCCTTTGCGGAGGAGGAGATCAAACGCCATGTGGAGGCGCGGATGGAGCGTCAATCCATCCTGACCCGCCTGTACCCACCCGAGTACGCGGCCATCATCGATGAGGCTGCGCTCCGCCGGTGCGCAGGCGGCAAAGAAGCGATGCGAGAACAACTGCTTCACCTCGCCCACATGGCGACTAGGCCAAACATCTCCATCCATGCCCTCCCCTTCTCCGCTGGCATGCATGCGGCGAATCTGGGCGGCTTCCAGATCATGGAGTTCTCTGAGGCAGCAGACCCCACCGTCGGCTATGCCGAGACCCCCACTTACTGTGTGTTTGTTGAAGGACAGGACGAGATCAGGACGTATGACGCAATGTGGAGAGAAGCGCACAACGCTTCGCTCACTGTCGCTCAAACCATAGACTTCATCTACGAACTTTCTGCATCACTTGAGGACGTAACGTGA
- a CDS encoding DUF397 domain-containing protein, translating to MTSLVFRKSSYSGASQNCVEVAHIPARFRKSSYSGASEDCVEVAELPCGAAVRDSRHPESGHIPFAAFEWAGFLRTALSR from the coding sequence GTGACAAGCCTTGTGTTCCGGAAGAGCAGCTACAGCGGCGCCAGCCAGAACTGTGTGGAAGTCGCGCACATCCCCGCGAGGTTCCGAAAGAGCAGCTACAGCGGCGCCAGTGAAGACTGTGTCGAGGTGGCCGAGCTGCCCTGCGGCGCAGCCGTCCGGGACTCGAGGCATCCAGAGTCTGGGCACATCCCCTTTGCTGCCTTCGAGTGGGCTGGTTTCCTCAGGACCGCGCTCTCTCGGTAG
- a CDS encoding ABC transporter ATP-binding protein, whose amino-acid sequence MSLLEIKDLKVHFPIKRGVIIDRTVGHVRAVDGVSLSIEPGQTYGLVGESGCGKTTLGRAVLRLNQITEGEVWFDGRDLARLDSESMRRERAKLQMVFQDPLGSLNPRQNIGSILLEGLQTHGIGGPSDEEARGLSRSERRRLTTEDQHRRVVDALERVGLSAKALQRYPHEFSGGQRQRIGIARALVLEPDLIICDEPVSALDVSIQAQVLNLLEELQGELGLTYLVIAHDLAVVRHVSDVVGVMYLGSMVEEAASDELYETPVHPYTRSLMSAVPVPDPTVEDTRERILLAGDLPSPANPPTGCRFHTRCPWRQEELCDTERPELRPLHGEEGSGTHRVACHYAEQILSGEIQPSEERAERIVHGMS is encoded by the coding sequence ATGAGCCTGCTGGAGATCAAGGACCTCAAGGTCCACTTCCCGATCAAACGCGGCGTGATCATCGACCGCACCGTCGGACACGTGCGCGCCGTGGACGGGGTCTCGCTCAGCATCGAGCCGGGCCAGACCTACGGCCTGGTCGGCGAGTCCGGCTGCGGCAAGACCACCCTGGGCCGCGCGGTCCTGCGGCTGAACCAGATCACCGAGGGCGAGGTGTGGTTCGACGGGCGCGACCTGGCCCGTCTCGACTCGGAGTCGATGCGCCGCGAGCGCGCCAAGCTCCAGATGGTCTTCCAGGACCCGCTGGGCAGCCTCAACCCGCGCCAGAACATCGGCTCCATCCTCCTGGAGGGCCTGCAGACCCACGGGATCGGCGGGCCGTCCGACGAGGAGGCCAGGGGCCTCAGCCGCAGCGAGCGCCGCCGCCTCACCACCGAGGACCAGCACCGCCGCGTGGTGGACGCCCTGGAGCGCGTGGGCCTGTCCGCCAAGGCCCTCCAGCGCTACCCGCACGAGTTCTCCGGAGGTCAGCGCCAGCGCATCGGCATCGCCCGTGCGCTGGTGCTGGAGCCCGACCTGATCATCTGCGACGAGCCGGTCTCGGCCCTGGACGTGTCCATCCAGGCACAGGTGCTCAACCTGCTGGAGGAGCTCCAGGGAGAACTGGGCCTGACCTACCTGGTCATCGCGCACGACCTCGCCGTGGTGCGGCACGTGAGCGACGTCGTGGGGGTGATGTACCTGGGCTCGATGGTCGAGGAGGCCGCCAGCGACGAGCTGTACGAGACCCCGGTGCACCCCTACACCCGGTCCCTGATGTCTGCCGTGCCGGTCCCGGACCCGACGGTGGAGGACACTCGCGAGCGCATCCTGCTCGCCGGTGACCTGCCCTCGCCCGCGAACCCGCCGACGGGCTGCCGCTTCCACACCCGGTGCCCGTGGCGCCAGGAGGAGCTCTGCGACACCGAGCGCCCGGAACTGCGCCCGCTGCACGGCGAGGAGGGGAGCGGAACCCACCGGGTGGCCTGCCACTACGCGGAACAGATCCTGTCCGGCGAGATTCAGCCCAGCGAGGAGCGCGCCGAACGCATCGTGCACGGTATGAGCTGA
- a CDS encoding ABC transporter ATP-binding protein: MSSSTPLLAVDELSVAFHRRGHGETRAVDGVSFTLEEGKVTGLVGESGCGKSVTSLALMGLLPDRGVKVGGSAVMRLSDRGEEVVEADLLRISNRRMRDLRGSQLAMIFQDPLSSLNPVVPIGVQVTEILKRHRGMRGTPARKEAVDLLYRVGIPDPDRRLNEYPHQLSGGMRQRALIAMAVACKPRLMIADEPTTALDVTIQAQILELLKDLVTEEGTALLMITHDLGVVAGLCDDINVLYAGRAVETAERGPLFAAPTHPYTVGLLGSIPRLDAPRGEPLTPVRGSVNDNIAWTDGCAFAPRCDHYTMECLQGPPPLVQVANGAGEGDDAGSAHVHRCVNPISHAVVVDRAVLESPAVAGDDEEERG, encoded by the coding sequence ATGAGTTCCAGCACGCCGCTGTTGGCGGTGGACGAGCTGTCCGTGGCGTTCCACCGCAGAGGGCACGGGGAGACCCGCGCCGTCGACGGGGTCTCCTTCACCCTGGAGGAAGGAAAGGTCACCGGCCTGGTCGGTGAGTCCGGTTGCGGCAAGAGTGTCACCTCCCTGGCCCTCATGGGGTTGCTCCCGGACCGGGGCGTGAAGGTCGGCGGCAGCGCCGTCATGCGTCTGTCCGACCGGGGTGAGGAGGTCGTGGAGGCGGACCTGCTCCGCATCTCCAACCGCCGAATGCGCGACCTGCGCGGCTCCCAGCTGGCGATGATCTTCCAGGACCCGCTCAGCTCGCTCAACCCGGTGGTCCCCATCGGCGTCCAGGTCACCGAGATCCTCAAACGCCACCGTGGGATGCGCGGCACGCCCGCCCGCAAGGAGGCCGTCGACCTGCTCTACCGGGTGGGCATCCCCGATCCCGACCGCCGCCTGAACGAGTACCCCCACCAGTTGTCCGGCGGGATGCGCCAGCGCGCGCTCATCGCGATGGCGGTGGCCTGCAAGCCGCGGCTGATGATCGCCGACGAACCCACCACCGCACTGGACGTCACCATCCAGGCCCAGATCCTGGAGCTGCTCAAGGACCTGGTCACCGAGGAGGGCACGGCCCTGCTCATGATCACCCACGACCTCGGCGTGGTGGCCGGGCTCTGCGACGACATCAACGTCCTGTACGCGGGCCGGGCCGTGGAGACCGCCGAGCGCGGTCCCCTGTTCGCCGCCCCCACCCACCCGTACACGGTGGGCCTGCTCGGGTCCATCCCCAGGCTGGACGCACCGCGCGGCGAACCGCTCACCCCGGTGCGCGGTTCGGTCAACGACAACATCGCCTGGACGGACGGGTGCGCGTTCGCCCCCCGCTGCGACCACTACACGATGGAGTGCCTCCAGGGGCCGCCCCCGCTGGTCCAGGTGGCCAACGGTGCCGGAGAAGGCGACGACGCGGGCTCGGCACACGTCCACCGCTGTGTGAACCCCATCAGCCACGCCGTCGTGGTGGACCGGGCCGTACTGGAGAGCCCGGCCGTGGCGGGCGACGACGAGGAGGAGCGGGGATGA
- a CDS encoding ABC transporter permease, protein MPTTPSSNPSEVPGATGVPGVTGAEEKIPFHKRKAAKVDRLAELMGDRGDDGHGSGIWREAFQRMRRSPMAITGAVIVALFVVIALFSPLIAPYSPTSQAWGNEVFPNRNEFVGPRAGNWLGLDHLGRDMFSRMVIGARQTLLVGVVATLVGFFFGAILGGLAGACSVLGGRWGRQVDNVVMRVIDMMLAMPTLLLAVTVAALVGPSLTTVMIAVGIAQIPIFARLLRGAMISQGNREYVLAAQALGVRKRKIALTHILPNSMGPVIVQSTLTLATAIIDAAALSYLGLGNPDANFPEWGTMLSEAQRFLSSAPSLAVYPALGIIITALGFTLLGESLREALDPKLRK, encoded by the coding sequence ATGCCTACGACACCGAGTTCGAACCCGTCCGAGGTTCCGGGCGCGACCGGGGTTCCGGGCGTGACCGGGGCCGAAGAGAAGATCCCGTTCCACAAGCGCAAGGCCGCCAAGGTCGACCGCCTCGCCGAGCTCATGGGCGACCGCGGCGACGACGGCCACGGCTCCGGGATCTGGCGCGAGGCCTTCCAACGGATGCGCCGCAGCCCCATGGCGATCACCGGCGCGGTCATCGTCGCGCTGTTCGTCGTCATCGCGCTGTTCTCACCGCTCATCGCCCCCTACAGCCCCACCTCCCAGGCCTGGGGCAACGAGGTCTTCCCCAACCGCAACGAGTTCGTCGGCCCGCGTGCCGGGAACTGGCTCGGCCTGGACCACCTGGGCCGGGACATGTTCTCCCGGATGGTGATCGGCGCCCGCCAGACCCTGCTGGTCGGTGTGGTCGCCACCCTCGTCGGCTTCTTCTTCGGCGCGATCCTCGGCGGCCTCGCCGGGGCCTGCTCGGTGCTGGGCGGACGCTGGGGGCGCCAGGTCGACAACGTCGTCATGCGTGTCATCGACATGATGCTGGCCATGCCGACCCTGCTGCTCGCCGTCACCGTCGCCGCCCTGGTCGGCCCCAGCCTCACCACGGTCATGATCGCGGTCGGTATCGCCCAGATCCCGATCTTCGCCCGTCTGCTGCGCGGCGCGATGATCTCCCAGGGCAACCGCGAGTACGTGCTGGCCGCCCAGGCGCTGGGCGTGCGCAAGCGCAAGATCGCCCTCACCCACATCCTGCCCAACTCCATGGGTCCGGTGATCGTGCAGTCCACGCTCACCCTGGCGACCGCCATCATCGACGCGGCCGCACTGTCCTACCTGGGCCTGGGCAACCCGGACGCGAACTTCCCCGAGTGGGGAACGATGCTCTCCGAAGCCCAGAGGTTCCTGTCCAGCGCACCGTCCCTGGCCGTCTACCCGGCCCTGGGCATCATCATCACCGCACTCGGCTTCACCCTGCTGGGTGAGTCGCTGCGTGAGGCGCTCGACCCGAAGTTGAGGAAGTGA
- a CDS encoding ABC transporter permease: MLRFIVRRLLQLIPTLGGLSILLFVWLQRLPGGPEYALLPDDATAEQRAALRRSLGLDEPLAVQYLSFLGRIVQGDLGTSLQTSRPVLDEFFLRFPATFELAVTAMLIAVTVGLPLGYLAARKRGTVLDFAAVGGSLLGICTPVFFLAFILKVIFAENLGWFPSAFRLSPGLSRTDITGFVVLDGLMTREWDVVADALAHLVLPGLALASIPLAVITRMTRASVLEVMGEDYVRTANAKGLHRTTVRTRHVLRNALLPVVTAVGLLAGSLFAGAVLTESVFAFPGIGSFVYAATQTRDYPVLTGFILLIATMYVFINLLVDISYSLLDPRVRAQ; this comes from the coding sequence GTGCTGCGATTCATCGTCAGGCGACTCCTACAGCTGATCCCGACACTCGGCGGCCTGTCGATCCTGCTGTTCGTCTGGCTCCAAAGACTTCCGGGCGGACCGGAGTACGCCCTCCTCCCCGACGACGCGACCGCGGAGCAACGCGCTGCTCTGCGCCGCTCGCTCGGCCTGGACGAACCCCTCGCGGTTCAGTACCTGTCCTTCCTCGGCAGGATCGTCCAGGGGGACCTGGGAACCTCACTCCAGACCAGCCGACCGGTCCTGGACGAGTTCTTCCTCCGTTTCCCGGCCACGTTCGAACTGGCCGTGACCGCGATGCTCATCGCCGTCACCGTCGGTCTGCCCCTGGGCTACCTGGCGGCGCGCAAACGCGGCACCGTGCTGGACTTCGCCGCGGTCGGCGGCTCCCTCCTGGGCATCTGCACCCCCGTCTTCTTCCTCGCGTTCATCCTCAAGGTGATCTTCGCTGAGAACCTCGGGTGGTTCCCGTCGGCCTTCCGGCTCTCCCCGGGGCTGAGCCGTACCGACATCACCGGGTTCGTCGTCCTGGACGGCCTCATGACCCGCGAGTGGGACGTGGTCGCCGACGCCCTCGCGCACCTGGTGCTGCCGGGGCTGGCACTGGCCTCCATCCCGTTGGCCGTCATCACTCGCATGACCCGCGCCAGCGTCCTGGAGGTCATGGGCGAGGACTACGTCCGCACCGCCAACGCCAAGGGCCTGCACCGCACCACGGTGCGCACCCGCCACGTGCTGCGCAACGCCCTGCTGCCGGTGGTCACGGCCGTCGGTCTGCTCGCGGGCAGCCTCTTCGCCGGGGCTGTCCTCACCGAGAGCGTCTTCGCCTTCCCCGGCATCGGCTCCTTCGTCTACGCGGCCACCCAGACCCGTGACTACCCGGTGCTCACCGGGTTCATCCTGCTCATCGCCACCATGTACGTGTTCATCAACCTCCTGGTCGACATCTCGTACAGCCTCCTCGACCCGAGAGTGCGGGCCCAGTGA
- a CDS encoding ABC transporter substrate-binding protein translates to MFTKSSRKPLGLVAVAASLTLVATACAESDRGGAGGGDEQPFVFASAGDIASLDPFLATDGETFRYSRQVFETLLEHESGGSEIVGGLAETWDQSEDGTVWTFGLRDGVEFHDGDELNAEAVCANFDRWFNLTGAYQSSNNSYYWQKIFGGFAENDEDHAPPEPRFVSCDAEDELTVVIEVSEYSSLYPGGFSLAAFGIMSPSSLEAMEGQEIGGEEGNPTLPEYSQVPGTVAGTGPFTVEEWNQDQSEITFNRFDGYWGDPAGFETMIIRAIPDENARRQALEANDIHGYDLVAPADVAPLQDAGFEVPTRDVFNVLYLAYQQDHEALADLEVREALAHAVNRQRIVDTILPEGGEVATQFHPDTLDGWSPNVREFEYDSELAQEKLADAGYEDLEIEFCYPTEVTRPYMPAPKDIFDVITEDLQEAGVTVEATSYEWAEYINQTDSGNCPLYLLGWTGDYNDAYNFIGTWFAGPSSAWGVDDEELFDKMAEVSGNPDEEERVAGYQELNEMVMDILPGLPISSSPPSIAFSGDVNPPNVSPLTQENFAEASWK, encoded by the coding sequence ATGTTCACGAAGTCTTCCCGAAAGCCGCTCGGCCTCGTGGCCGTAGCGGCGTCGCTCACTCTGGTGGCGACAGCCTGTGCGGAGAGCGACCGAGGCGGCGCAGGCGGCGGCGACGAGCAGCCGTTCGTCTTCGCCTCGGCCGGTGACATCGCATCGCTCGACCCCTTCCTCGCGACTGACGGAGAGACCTTCCGTTACAGCCGCCAGGTTTTCGAAACCCTTCTGGAGCACGAATCCGGCGGTTCCGAAATCGTCGGCGGACTGGCCGAGACCTGGGACCAGTCCGAGGACGGTACCGTCTGGACCTTCGGCCTCCGCGACGGCGTGGAGTTCCACGACGGCGACGAACTGAACGCCGAAGCGGTCTGCGCCAATTTCGACCGCTGGTTCAATCTGACCGGCGCCTACCAGAGCTCCAACAACTCCTATTACTGGCAGAAGATCTTCGGCGGATTCGCGGAGAACGACGAGGACCACGCCCCGCCGGAGCCGCGTTTCGTCTCCTGTGACGCCGAGGACGAACTCACCGTCGTCATCGAGGTCAGCGAGTACTCCTCCCTCTACCCGGGCGGTTTCAGCCTCGCGGCCTTCGGCATCATGAGCCCCAGCAGCCTGGAGGCCATGGAGGGCCAGGAGATCGGCGGCGAGGAGGGCAACCCCACCCTGCCCGAGTACAGCCAGGTCCCCGGGACGGTCGCCGGTACCGGTCCGTTCACGGTGGAGGAGTGGAACCAGGACCAGAGCGAGATCACCTTCAACCGCTTCGACGGTTACTGGGGAGACCCGGCGGGCTTCGAGACGATGATCATCCGGGCCATCCCGGACGAGAACGCCCGCCGCCAGGCCCTGGAGGCCAACGACATCCACGGGTACGACCTGGTCGCCCCCGCCGACGTCGCCCCGCTCCAGGACGCGGGCTTCGAGGTGCCCACCCGCGACGTGTTCAACGTCCTCTACCTGGCCTACCAGCAGGACCACGAGGCCCTGGCCGACCTGGAGGTCCGTGAGGCCCTCGCACACGCGGTCAACCGCCAGCGCATCGTGGACACCATCCTGCCCGAGGGTGGCGAGGTCGCCACGCAGTTCCACCCGGACACCCTCGACGGCTGGTCCCCCAACGTGCGCGAGTTCGAGTACGACTCCGAGCTCGCCCAGGAGAAGCTCGCCGACGCGGGTTACGAGGACCTCGAGATCGAGTTCTGCTACCCGACCGAGGTGACCCGCCCGTACATGCCCGCCCCCAAGGACATCTTCGACGTCATCACCGAGGACCTCCAGGAAGCCGGCGTGACCGTCGAGGCCACCAGCTACGAGTGGGCCGAGTACATCAACCAGACCGACAGCGGCAACTGCCCGCTCTACCTGCTCGGCTGGACCGGTGACTACAACGACGCCTACAACTTCATCGGCACCTGGTTCGCCGGACCGAGCAGCGCCTGGGGCGTGGACGACGAGGAGCTCTTCGACAAGATGGCCGAGGTGAGCGGCAACCCCGACGAGGAGGAGCGCGTCGCCGGTTACCAGGAGCTCAACGAGATGGTGATGGACATCCTGCCCGGACTGCCCATCTCCAGCTCCCCGCCCTCCATCGCGTTCTCCGGGGACGTCAACCCGCCGAACGTCAGCCCGCTCACCCAGGAGAACTTCGCCGAGGCCTCCTGGAAGTAG
- a CDS encoding gluconokinase: protein MHFVFMGVSGSGKTSVAERIADRLELPFAEADAFHPEANITKMSAGVPLTDGDRWPWLRELADWIGAHEALGEPTVMACSALKRTYRDVLRSGAPDVHFLHMHGPSEVIWGRIAAREDHFMPPALLRSQLETLQRLDPDEAGLELDVRGDLDALNAEALAYVSGQLRSAQT from the coding sequence ATGCACTTTGTCTTCATGGGCGTATCTGGCAGCGGTAAGACCAGTGTCGCCGAGCGCATCGCTGACCGGTTGGAGCTCCCCTTCGCGGAGGCCGACGCCTTCCATCCCGAGGCCAACATCACGAAGATGTCGGCCGGGGTGCCGCTGACCGACGGGGACCGCTGGCCCTGGCTGCGCGAACTGGCCGACTGGATCGGCGCCCACGAGGCGCTGGGGGAGCCGACGGTGATGGCCTGCTCGGCGCTCAAGCGCACCTACCGGGACGTGCTGCGCTCCGGGGCCCCCGACGTGCACTTCCTGCACATGCACGGGCCCTCGGAGGTGATCTGGGGGCGGATCGCCGCCCGTGAGGACCACTTCATGCCGCCCGCGCTCCTGCGGTCGCAGCTGGAGACCCTCCAGCGGCTCGACCCGGACGAGGCGGGGCTGGAGCTCGACGTGCGCGGCGACCTGGACGCGCTCAACGCCGAGGCGCTGGCGTACGTGTCCGGGCAGCTGCGCTCCGCCCAGACCTGA
- a CDS encoding FadR/GntR family transcriptional regulator has product MATEHRTLHNRVLAVLGPAIAAGDYTPGHAFTLQGLEQDFGVSRTVAREAVRVLESMRLVVSRPRTGIRVRPQRDWSVFDPQLIRWRLAGSGRMDQLRSLNELRAAVEPGAAALAAERGPDDERAQLVVVAEQMTLTGQAGELTTFMELDITFHRRILELSGNEMLSGLAEVVTEVLVGRTSYDLMPHNPRPEALRLHTAVAQAIRDGLPDVAEAAMRSIVTEVADALREDGTEPVR; this is encoded by the coding sequence ATGGCCACCGAGCACCGAACGCTGCACAACCGGGTGCTGGCGGTACTCGGCCCGGCGATCGCCGCCGGGGACTACACCCCCGGCCACGCCTTCACGCTCCAGGGCCTGGAGCAGGACTTCGGCGTGTCCCGGACGGTCGCCCGCGAGGCGGTGCGCGTCCTGGAGTCGATGCGGCTGGTCGTGAGCCGTCCCAGGACCGGGATCCGGGTCCGGCCCCAGCGGGACTGGAGCGTGTTCGACCCCCAGCTCATCCGCTGGCGCCTGGCCGGTTCGGGCCGGATGGACCAGCTGCGCTCCCTCAACGAGCTCCGCGCCGCCGTGGAGCCGGGCGCCGCCGCTCTGGCGGCCGAGCGCGGCCCCGACGACGAGCGGGCCCAGCTGGTGGTGGTGGCCGAGCAGATGACCCTGACCGGCCAGGCCGGGGAGCTCACCACCTTCATGGAACTCGACATCACCTTCCACCGCCGCATCCTGGAGCTGTCGGGCAACGAGATGCTGTCCGGCCTGGCCGAGGTGGTCACCGAGGTGCTGGTCGGCCGCACCTCCTACGACCTGATGCCGCACAACCCCCGCCCGGAGGCGCTACGCCTGCACACGGCGGTGGCGCAGGCCATCCGGGACGGTCTGCCCGACGTGGCGGAGGCGGCGATGCGGTCCATCGTCACCGAGGTCGCGGACGCGCTCCGCGAGGACGGTACGGAGCCCGTCCGCTGA